The DNA segment CCAGGGCTTCCACGGTCGGCATGGTGGCCTGTGGCGGCGGAGGGGCGAGCCAGTGAGAGGTGAGACCACGCTGTCCCTGCATGGCTCGCCTGCTCGCCAACTGCCGGCCACCGTCACACCAGCACCGCTGCTTACGCCGCCTGTGCGGCCAACCGGGGATCGGAGCGCAGGCTGCGGGCGGCGGCCACCATGTGCTGCAGTGCCGGAATCACTTCGGCCCACTGGCGCGTTTTCAGCCCGCAGTCGGGGTTGACCCACAGGCGCTCGGCGGGGATGCGCTCTGCCGCCTTGTGCATCAGGCTGACGATGTGCTGCTGGGTGGGGATGTTGGGCGAGTGGATGTCATACACCCCGGGGCCGATCTCGTTGGGGTACTGGAAGTGTTCGAAGGCGTCCAGCAGTTCCATGTCCGAGCGTGAGGTCTCGATGGTGATCACGTCCGCATCCATGTCCGCAATCGAGGCCATGATGTCGTTGAACTCCGAATAGCACATGTGGGTGTGGATCTGGGTGGTATCCGCCACGCCGTTGGCCGTGATGCGGAAGGACTCCACCGCCCAGTGCAGATAGTGCTGCCACTGGGATTTGCGCAGCGGCAGGCCTTCGCGCAGTGCGGCCTCGTCGATCTGGATGATCTGCACGCCGGCCCGCTCCAGGTCCAGCACTTCCTCGCGGATGGCCAGGGCCAGCTGGTAGCAGGAATCGGCGCGGGGCTGGTCATCCCGGACAAAGGACCAGTTCAGGATGGTGACCGGGCCGGTCAGCATGCCTTTCATGGGGCGCGCGGTGAGCGACTGGGCATAGCGTATCCATTCCACCGTCATGGCGCGGGGGCGGCTGATGTCGCCAAACAGAATGGGCGGCTTGACGCAGCGCGAGCCATAGGACTGCACCCAGCCGAACTGGCTGAAGGCATAGCCGTCAAGCTGTTCACCGAAGTATTCGACCATGTCGTTGCGTTCGGCCTCGCCGTGCACCAGCACGTCCAGACCCAGGGCCTCCTGTTCACGGACGCTGCGTTCGATCTCGGCGCGCATCGCCGCCTGGTAGCTGGCGCTGTCCAGCCGTCCGGCCTTGAAGGCGCTGCGGGCCTGGCGGATTTCTGCCGTCTGCGGGAAGGAACCGATGGTGGTGGTGGGGAAGGCCGGCAGCTTCAGCAGCGCCGCCTGCTTGGCGGCACGCACGCTGTAGGCACTTTGGCGTTGGCCCAGTTGGGCGCTGATGCGGGCCACGGCGGCACGCACGGCCGGGTTGTGCACGCGCGGCGAGGTGCGGCGGGCGGCCAGTGCGGCGGCGTTGTCTGCCAGTTCGGCACTGACGGCAGCGCGGCCTTGCGTGAGCGCCTGGCCCAGCACGCGCAATTCGCCCAGCTTCTGCAGCGCATAGGCCAGCCAGGATTTGACGTCGGCATCCAGCTTGTGCTCGCTGTTCAGGTCCACGGGCACATGCAGCAGGGAGCAGCTGGGGGCAATCCACAGGCGATCGCCCAGGCGTTCGGCCAATGGCTCCAGCCAGTCCAGTACCGACGCCAGGTCCGTCTTCCAGATGTTGCGGCCATTGATCACGCCCAGCGACAGCACCTTGTGCGGGGGCAGCAGGCCCAGCAGTTGCTGTACATCGTCGCGGCCGGTGGTGACATCGATGTGCAGGCCGGCCACGGGCAGGTTGGCGGCCAGGTATTTGTTGTCGCCCAGTTCGCCAAAATAGGTGGCCAGCAGAATCTTGAGGCGGCTGGCCTTCAGGTGGTGGTAGGCCAGGTTGAAGGCGTGCTGCCAGTCGGCGTCCAGCTCGGTCACCAGCACGGGCTCGTCGATCTGCACCCATTGCACGCCCTGTGCAGCCAGCGTCTCCAGCAGCTCGGCATAGACCGGAAGCAGGCGCTGCAGCAGGTCCAGCTTGTTGCTGTTGTCCTTGGCCTTGCCGATGGACAGGTAGGTGATGGGGCCGATGATGACGGGCTTGGCGTTCACGTTCTGTGCCCGGGCTTCGGCAAGCTGTTCCAGCAGGCGCCAGGCGTCCAGCTGAAAGGTGGTGGCGGCCGTGAACTCCGGCACGATGTAGTGGTAGTTGGTGTCGAACCACTTGGTCATCTCTCCGGCGGCCACGCCGCCGCAGCACAGGGCATGCGCTTCCATACCCTGGACGGAACGGCCCCGGGCCACGCGGAAGTAGTTGTCCAGCGGGTCGCCATGGAAGTCCTGCACCCGCTCGGGCAGGTTGCCCAGGGTGAAGCTCATGTCCAGCACCTGGTCGTAGAAGGCGAAGTCGCCCACGGGGACCAGGTCCAGGCCTTGCTGGCCCAGTGGCGTGCGCGCAGTTCGGCGCCCAGCTGTTTCAGTGCATCGCGGGAGGATTCGCCTTTCCAGTAGGACTCCAGCGCGAACTTGAGTTCACGCTGGGCGCCGATGCGCGGAAAGCCGAGGTTGTGGATGGTGGTCATGGAATGCTGCTCCTGTCGTCAAGCGTTGTGCGTTCAAGCAATGGGGCGAATGCTAGAGACCGATATCCATGAAGTAAAATGGTTAAATCTCACATATCCATGAGTTGTATTCATTCATGCTGGAGCGCATCCATCTCGCCATCCTCCAAGAGGTTGAAAAACAAGGCTCTTTGACCGCAGCGGCCGATGTGCTGTGCGTCACGCAGTCGGCGCTGAGCCACAGTATGAAAAAGCTCGAAGGCCAGCTGGGCACCGATATCTGGCTGCGCGAAGGCCGCAGCCTGCGGCTGACGCAGGCCGGGCAGTACCTGCTGGCCGTGGCCAATCGCGTGCTGCCGCAGCTGGACCTGGCCGAAGCCCGGCTCAAGCAGTTCGCCCAGGGAGAGCGGGGGGCGCTGCGCATCGGTATGGAATGCCACCCCTGCTACCAGTGGCTGCTGAAGATCGCCTCGCCCTATCTGGCGGCCTGGCCCGATGTGGAAGTGGACGTGAAACAGAAGTTCCAGTTTGGCGGCATTGGCGCGCTGTTCGGCTACGAGATCGACCTGCTGGTCACGCCGGACCCGCTGTACAAGCCGGGCCTGGAGTTTGTGCCGGTGTTCGATTACGAGCAGGTGCTGGTGGTCTCCAGCCAGCACCCGCTGGCGCAGGCGGACTATGTGCTGCCCCGGCAACTGGGCAGCGAGGTGCTGATCACCTACCCGGTGGCCACCGACCGGCTGGACATCTACAACCAGTTTCTGCTGCCCGCAGGCATTGCGCCGCGCCGGCACAAGACCATTGAGACCACCGACATCATGCTGCAGATGGTGGCCAGCGGCCGGGGCGTGGCGGCGCTGCCGCGCTGGCTGGCGCTGGAGTACGCCGGCAAGATGCCGGTGGTGCCCGTGCGCCTGGGCAAGAAAGGCATTGCCAAGCAGATCCACCTGGGCGCGCGCGAGGCGGACATGGACATCGACTACCTGCAGGCCTTTATTGCGCTGGCGCGCGAGCCGTTCAGCGCGGTCTGAGCGTCAGCGGTGCCTTACTGGTATTTCTGCTCCAGCCCGTCCCAGAAGTCCTTGTTCACCAGACGCTGGCGTTCCAGGAAGGGGGCCACGATGGCGGGGTCTTCATCCACCTGGTGCGCATCGCGCAGCACGGTCAGGCATTTCTGCATGCCGGCCACGGCGCCTTGCAGGGCGGCGTTGGCGTAGAGCACAAAGCCAAAGCCCAGCTGGCCCAGCGCATCGGCATTGAACAGCGGGGTCTTGCCGCCGATGACCATGTTCATCAGCTGCGGGGCGTGCAGGCGCTGGGGCAGGGCGCGCACTTCTTCGGCGCGGGTGACGGCTTCGACAAACAGGATGTCGGCACCGGCTTCCTCAAACGCCTGGGCGCGTTCGATGGCAGCTTCAAAGCCGTGCACGGCTGCGGCGTCGGTGCGGGCCATGATGAGGGTGCCGCTGTCGCGGCGGGCGTCGACGGCGGCCTTGATCTTGCCCAGCATCTCGCTGGTCTCGATCACCTGCTTGCCGTTGAAGTGGCCGCAGCGCTTGGGCGAGACCTGGTCTTCCAGCTGGATGCAGTCGGCCCCGGCACGCTCCAGGGTGCGCACGGCGTGGTAGGTGTTGACGGCATTGCCAAAGCCGGTGTCGGCGTCCACCAGCAGCGGCACTTCCACCGCGTCGCGGATGCGGGCGGTGTGGTCGGCAATGTCGCTCAGGCCCATGAAGCCCTGGTCGGGCATGCCGAACCACATATTGGTGACACCGGCGCCCGTGACGTAAATGGCTTCAAAGCCCAGGTCGGCAATGAGCCGGGCCGACAGGGCGTTGAAGGCGCCGGGCACCAGGACGCCGCGGCGGGCCAGGGCCAGGGCTGCGAGTTGTTGCTTGGGGTTCATGTGTATATGGGTTCCGGTGGTTGCTTCGGCGCCCGCTTTGTCCGGGGTTGTTGCGGTTGCTTCTGCGTTGACTGGGTACGGTGGGGTGTGCCGGTCCGGGCCGCCGGGCCGGTGGCGCGAGGGATCTTGGGATCGGTTGTGCAGCGCGGTTTCAGCGGGCGTTCAGTACGTCACCCGGCACGCGCACCCAGCCTTCCATCAGGATGCGGGCGCTGCGGCTCATCAAGGCCTTGGTGACCTGCCAGCTGCCGTTGGTGCATTGCGCCTCGGCGCCCACGCGCAGCGTGCCGCTGGGGTGGCCAAAGCGCACGGCGTTGCGTGCGCCGCCGCCTGCCGCCTGGTTGACCAGGGTGCCGGGCACGGCGGCGGCCGTGGCAATGGCAACGGCTGCGGTGCCCATCATGGCGTGGTGCAGCTTGCCCATGGACAGGGCGCGTACGAGCAGGTTGATGTCGCTGGCGGCAATGGCTTTGCCGCTGGATGCCGTGTAGCTTTGTGCAGGGGCCACCAGCGCAATCTTGGGGGTGTGCTGGCGCGTGGCGGCGTCTTCCAGGCGCTGGATCAGGCCCATGCGCAGGGCGCCGTGGGCACGGATGGTCTCAAACCGGGCCAGTGCGGCGGGGTCGTTGTTGATGGCGTCCTGCAGCTCGCAGCCGGTGTAGCCCAGGTCTGCGGCGTTGAGAAAGATGGTGGGGATGCCGGCGTTGATCAGGGTGGCGGCCAGGCGGCCCACGCCGGGGACATCCAGGCTGTCGACCAGATGGCCGGTGGGGAACATGGCGCCGCCGCTGTCTGCGCCATCGTTCGCACCTTCATCCGCAGGGTCCAGAAACTCCAGCGCCACCTCGGCCGCGGGGAAGGTCACCCCGTCCAGGGTAAAGCCGCCGGTTTCCTGCACCTGGCCGTCCGTGATGGGCACATAGGCCACGATGGTCTTGCCGATGTTCGCCTGCCAGATGCGGATGGTGGCCATGCCCTGGTGCGGAATCCGGGCCTGGTCGATCAGGCCCATGTGGATGGCGCAGGGGCCGACGGCGGCGCTCAGGTTGCCGCAGTTGCCGCTCCAGTCCACAAAGGCCTGGTCGATGGCCACCTGGCCAAACAGATAGTCCACATCGTGGTCCGGGTGGCTGCTGGGGCTGAGGATCACGGCCTTGCTGGTGGAGGAGGAGGCATTGCCCATGCCATCGATCTGTTTGCCATAGGGGTCGGGGCTGCCCAGCGTGCGCAGCAGGATGGCATCGCGCACGGGGCCGGGTTGTTGGGCGGCTTCGGGCAGGTCCTGCAGGCGGAAGAACACGCCCTTGCTGGTGCCGCCGCGCAGGTAGGTGGCGGGAATACGGATCTGCGGCGCAAACCGCTGTGGGTCACGGGGACTGTCCGGCAGGGTGCCGCTGGTGCTGTCGTTCATGCTGTGGTTCATGGTGTCTCTGGCGCGGTGTCTCGGTAGTGCTGTGCTTATACGGCGGCGGCAGCTTCCCGTTGGCGGGTGTTTTCGGCAAGGAAGTCCTGGGCAAAGCGCTGCAGCACCCCGCCGGCTTCGTAGATGCTGACTTCTTCTGCTGTATCGAGGCGGCAGGTCACCGGTACCTCGGTGCGTGCGCCGGTGGTGCGGTGGATGTGCAGTGTCAGCTGCGCACGCGGCTGGCGCTGGCCCAGCACATCAAAGGTCTCCGTACCGTCCAGCCCCAGGGTGTGGCGGGTGGTGCCGGGCAGGAACTCCAGCGGCAGCACCCCCATGCCGATCAGGTTGGTGCGGTGGATGCGCTCAAAGCCTTCGGCCACGATCGCTTCCACCCCTGCCAGGCGCACGCCCTTGGCGGCCCAGTCGCGGCTGGAGCCCTGGCCGTAGTCGGCCCCCGCAATGATGAGCAGCGGTTGCCGGCGCTGCATATAGGTTTCGATCGCCTCCCACATGCGCATGGTTGTGCCCTCGGGCTCGACCCGCGCGAGCGACCCCTGGCGGACCTTGCCCGCCGCGTCCAGCACCATTTCGTTGAACAGCTTGGGGTTGGCGAAGGTGGCGCGCTGGGCCGTCAGGTGGTCGCCACGGTGGGTGGCATAGGAGTTGAAGTCTTCCTCGGGCAGGCCCATGGCGTGCAGGTACTCCCCGGCGGCCGAGTCCAGCAGGATGGCGTTGGAGGGCGAGAGGTGGTCGGTGGTGATGTTGTCCGGCAGGATGGCCAGCGGCCGCATGCCACGCAGCGTGCGCGCACCGGCCAGCGCGCCTTCCCAGTACGGCGGGCGGCGGATGTAGGTGGATTGCGGGCGCCAGTTATAGAGCGCTGCTTCCCGGGCCCCGTGATCGGGCTGGATGGCAAACATGGGTTCGTACACCGCACGGAACTGCTCGGGCCGGACGGCGGCCTTGGCCACGGCGTCGATTTCGGCATCGCTGGGCCAGATGTCCTTGAGGCGGATCTCGCGCCCCTGGAACACGCCGAGCACATCGTTTTCGATATCGAAGCGGATGGTGCCCGCAATGGCATAGGCCACCACCAGCGGGGGCGACGCCAGAAAGGCCTGCCGTGCTTGGGGGTGGATGCGGCCGTCGAAGTTGCGGTTGCCCGAGAGCACGGCGGTGGTGTAGAGGTCGCGGTCGATGATCTCCTGCTGGATGGCGGGTTCCAGCGCGCCGCTCATGCCGTTGCAGGTGGTGCAGGCAAACGCCACCACGCCGAAGCCCAGCGCTTCCAGGTCATGCAGCAGGCCGGCCTGCTGCAGGTACAGCGGCACGGTCTTGGAGCCAGGGGCCAGCGAGGTCTTGACCCAGGGCTTGCGTGCCAGCCCCAGATTGCGCGCATTGCGCGCCAGCAGGCCGGCGGCGATCACATTGCGCGGGTTGCTGGTGTTGGTGCAGCTGGTGATGGCGGCAATGATGACCGCGCCGTCGGGCATCTGGCCTTCGGTCTGCGTCCAGGGCCCGGCAATGCCTTGGGCCGCCAGGTCGGTGGTGGCCAGGCGCGCATGCGGGTTGGACGGGCCGGCGATGTTGCGCACCACGCTGGACAGGTCAAAGTGCAGGGTGCGTTCGTATTCGGCGTGCGCCAGGGTATCGGCCCAGAGGCCGGCCTGCCTGGCATAGGTTTCGACCAGCTGCACCTGGGCCGGTTCGCGGCCGGTCAGGCGCAGGTAGTCGATGGTCTGCTCGTCGATGGCGAACATGGCGGCGGTGGCTCCGTACTCGGGCGCCATGTTGGAGATGGTGGCGCGGTCGCCAATGGTCAGGCTGCGTGCGCCTGCGCCAAAGAATTCCAGGTAGGCGCCCACCACTTTCTGCTGGCGCAGGAACTGCGTCAGGGCCAGCACCACGTCGGTGGCGGTGACGCCGCCGGGGCGCTGGCCGGTGAGTTGCACGCCAACGATCTCGGGCAGGCGCATCCAGGAGGCGCGGCCCAGCATCACGTTCTCTGCCTCCAGCCCGCCCACGCCCACGGCGATCACGCCCAGGGCATCCACATGGGGGGTGTGGCTGTCGGTGCCCACCAGGGTGTCGGGGTAGGCTTCGCCATTGACGGCGTGGACCACGGGGCTCATCCGCTCCAGATTGATCTGGTGCATGATGCCGTTGCCCGGGGGGATCACTTCGACGTTCTGGAACGCGCGCTTGCACCAGTCGATGAAGTGAAAGCGGTCCTCGTTGCGGCGGTCTTCGATGGCGCGGTTTCTGGCGAAGGCCTGCGGGTCATCGCCCCCGCATTCCACGGCCAGCGAGTGGTCCACGATGAGCTGCACGGGCACCACCGGATTCACGGCCGCCGGATCACCCCCTTGCGCCGCAATCGCGTCGCGCAGACCGGCCAGGTCCACCAGCGCGGTCTGGCCCAGGATGTCATGGCAGACCACACGGGCCGGGAACCAGGGAAAGTCGCGCTGGCGCTGGCGGTGGACGATCTGTCCCAGGCATTCGGTGAGGATGGCCGGGTCGCAGCGGCGCACCAGATTTTCGGCATGCACGCGGCTGGTGTAGGGCAGGGTGGCCCAGGCGCCGGGGCGGATGGCTTCCACGGCGGCCTGCGCGTCAAAGTAATGCAGTGCGGTGCCGGGCAGCGGTTGGCGGTAGGGGTTGGGGCTTTGGGGCGTGCTCATTTTTTTGGGTCTGGTGGCAGCGTTCACAGCGCGGTACTCGGGAGCGGCTGCGGCTCTGGTTGTTGCTGCGTGGGTGGCTGTGGCGGCAGCTGTGGGGTGGGGATGTGCGGAAAGACCGAAGCCGGGAGCGGCGCAGTGCCGGGTGGCCGACCGAAGGCCTGGCCCCATGGCGCACCACCTGCGTGACCTTGCGCCAGCCGCAGCCGGGCTTGCGCCACGGCGTGCAGC comes from the Comamonas terrigena NBRC 13299 genome and includes:
- a CDS encoding LysR family transcriptional regulator, which produces MLERIHLAILQEVEKQGSLTAAADVLCVTQSALSHSMKKLEGQLGTDIWLREGRSLRLTQAGQYLLAVANRVLPQLDLAEARLKQFAQGERGALRIGMECHPCYQWLLKIASPYLAAWPDVEVDVKQKFQFGGIGALFGYEIDLLVTPDPLYKPGLEFVPVFDYEQVLVVSSQHPLAQADYVLPRQLGSEVLITYPVATDRLDIYNQFLLPAGIAPRRHKTIETTDIMLQMVASGRGVAALPRWLALEYAGKMPVVPVRLGKKGIAKQIHLGAREADMDIDYLQAFIALAREPFSAV
- a CDS encoding isocitrate lyase/PEP mutase family protein, which codes for MNPKQQLAALALARRGVLVPGAFNALSARLIADLGFEAIYVTGAGVTNMWFGMPDQGFMGLSDIADHTARIRDAVEVPLLVDADTGFGNAVNTYHAVRTLERAGADCIQLEDQVSPKRCGHFNGKQVIETSEMLGKIKAAVDARRDSGTLIMARTDAAAVHGFEAAIERAQAFEEAGADILFVEAVTRAEEVRALPQRLHAPQLMNMVIGGKTPLFNADALGQLGFGFVLYANAALQGAVAGMQKCLTVLRDAHQVDEDPAIVAPFLERQRLVNKDFWDGLEQKYQ
- the prpF gene encoding 2-methylaconitate cis-trans isomerase PrpF, with the protein product MNDSTSGTLPDSPRDPQRFAPQIRIPATYLRGGTSKGVFFRLQDLPEAAQQPGPVRDAILLRTLGSPDPYGKQIDGMGNASSSTSKAVILSPSSHPDHDVDYLFGQVAIDQAFVDWSGNCGNLSAAVGPCAIHMGLIDQARIPHQGMATIRIWQANIGKTIVAYVPITDGQVQETGGFTLDGVTFPAAEVALEFLDPADEGANDGADSGGAMFPTGHLVDSLDVPGVGRLAATLINAGIPTIFLNAADLGYTGCELQDAINNDPAALARFETIRAHGALRMGLIQRLEDAATRQHTPKIALVAPAQSYTASSGKAIAASDINLLVRALSMGKLHHAMMGTAAVAIATAAAVPGTLVNQAAGGGARNAVRFGHPSGTLRVGAEAQCTNGSWQVTKALMSRSARILMEGWVRVPGDVLNAR
- the acnD gene encoding Fe/S-dependent 2-methylisocitrate dehydratase AcnD; the protein is MSTPQSPNPYRQPLPGTALHYFDAQAAVEAIRPGAWATLPYTSRVHAENLVRRCDPAILTECLGQIVHRQRQRDFPWFPARVVCHDILGQTALVDLAGLRDAIAAQGGDPAAVNPVVPVQLIVDHSLAVECGGDDPQAFARNRAIEDRRNEDRFHFIDWCKRAFQNVEVIPPGNGIMHQINLERMSPVVHAVNGEAYPDTLVGTDSHTPHVDALGVIAVGVGGLEAENVMLGRASWMRLPEIVGVQLTGQRPGGVTATDVVLALTQFLRQQKVVGAYLEFFGAGARSLTIGDRATISNMAPEYGATAAMFAIDEQTIDYLRLTGREPAQVQLVETYARQAGLWADTLAHAEYERTLHFDLSSVVRNIAGPSNPHARLATTDLAAQGIAGPWTQTEGQMPDGAVIIAAITSCTNTSNPRNVIAAGLLARNARNLGLARKPWVKTSLAPGSKTVPLYLQQAGLLHDLEALGFGVVAFACTTCNGMSGALEPAIQQEIIDRDLYTTAVLSGNRNFDGRIHPQARQAFLASPPLVVAYAIAGTIRFDIENDVLGVFQGREIRLKDIWPSDAEIDAVAKAAVRPEQFRAVYEPMFAIQPDHGAREAALYNWRPQSTYIRRPPYWEGALAGARTLRGMRPLAILPDNITTDHLSPSNAILLDSAAGEYLHAMGLPEEDFNSYATHRGDHLTAQRATFANPKLFNEMVLDAAGKVRQGSLARVEPEGTTMRMWEAIETYMQRRQPLLIIAGADYGQGSSRDWAAKGVRLAGVEAIVAEGFERIHRTNLIGMGVLPLEFLPGTTRHTLGLDGTETFDVLGQRQPRAQLTLHIHRTTGARTEVPVTCRLDTAEEVSIYEAGGVLQRFAQDFLAENTRQREAAAAV